Proteins from one Bacteroides zhangwenhongii genomic window:
- a CDS encoding ferritin-like domain-containing protein, with protein MARESVKILQGKLDVESLISQLNAALAEEWLAYYQYWVGALVVEGAMRADVQSEFEEHAEEERRHAQLLANRIIELEGVPVLDPKKWFELARCKYDAPQEFDSISLLKDNVASERCAILRYQEIADFTNGKDFTTCDIAKHILAEEEEHEQDLQDYLTDIARMKKSFLDK; from the coding sequence ATGGCTAGAGAAAGTGTAAAAATCCTACAAGGGAAATTAGATGTGGAAAGTTTGATTTCACAGTTGAACGCAGCATTGGCTGAAGAATGGTTGGCATACTACCAATATTGGGTAGGTGCATTAGTAGTAGAAGGAGCTATGCGTGCCGATGTGCAGAGCGAGTTTGAAGAACATGCTGAAGAAGAGCGTCGACACGCACAATTGCTTGCCAACCGCATCATCGAACTAGAAGGTGTTCCGGTGCTCGATCCTAAGAAATGGTTTGAACTGGCGAGATGCAAATATGATGCTCCACAAGAGTTTGATTCCATTAGTTTACTAAAAGACAACGTTGCTTCCGAACGCTGTGCAATCCTTCGTTATCAGGAGATTGCCGACTTTACCAATGGGAAAGATTTCACTACCTGCGACATCGCAAAACATATTCTTGCCGAAGAGGAGGAACATGAACAAGATTTACAAGATTATCTGACTGACATCGCCAGAATGAAGAAATCATTTCTTGATAAATAA
- the metF gene encoding methylenetetrahydrofolate reductase [NAD(P)H], translated as MKVIDLIHNNKKTAFSFEILPPLKGTGIEKLYQTVDTLREFDPKYINITTHRSEYVYKDLGNGLFQRNRLRRRPGTVAVAAAIQNKYNITVVPHILCSGFTREETEYVLLDLQFLNITDLLVLRGDKAKHESVFTPEGDGYHHAIELQEQINNFNKGIFVDGSEMKVTNSPFSYGVACYPEKHEEAPNIESDLYWLKKKVEAGAEYAVTQLFYDNKKYFEFVEQAKAAGINVPIIPGIKPFKKLSQLSMIPKTFKVDLPEELVKEALKCKTDAEAEQVGIEWCVAQCKELMSHGVPSIHFYSIGAVDSIKEVAKIIY; from the coding sequence ATGAAAGTAATTGATTTAATACATAACAACAAAAAAACGGCTTTTTCTTTCGAAATCCTGCCGCCACTGAAAGGAACCGGAATAGAAAAGCTATATCAGACAGTCGATACACTTCGGGAATTCGATCCGAAGTATATTAATATCACGACCCATCGCAGCGAATACGTTTACAAAGATCTCGGCAACGGGCTATTCCAACGAAACCGCTTGAGAAGACGTCCGGGCACTGTTGCTGTGGCTGCCGCCATCCAAAATAAATATAATATCACAGTCGTTCCGCATATCCTATGCAGTGGCTTCACACGCGAAGAGACGGAATATGTACTGCTCGACCTGCAATTTTTGAACATCACTGATTTGTTAGTGCTACGTGGGGACAAGGCAAAACACGAATCTGTTTTCACCCCCGAAGGCGACGGATATCATCACGCAATCGAGTTGCAGGAACAAATCAACAATTTCAATAAGGGTATCTTTGTGGACGGTTCGGAAATGAAAGTGACCAACAGCCCCTTTTCTTATGGTGTGGCATGCTACCCGGAGAAACATGAAGAGGCTCCCAATATTGAATCCGACCTTTATTGGCTAAAGAAAAAAGTGGAAGCAGGCGCAGAATATGCCGTAACACAATTATTCTACGATAACAAAAAATATTTTGAGTTTGTAGAACAAGCCAAAGCGGCAGGTATCAATGTTCCAATCATTCCGGGAATCAAGCCGTTCAAGAAACTGTCCCAACTGAGCATGATTCCCAAGACATTCAAGGTGGATTTGCCGGAAGAACTCGTGAAAGAGGCTTTGAAATGCAAAACGGATGCGGAAGCCGAACAAGTGGGTATCGAATGGTGTGTAGCCCAATGCAAGGAATTGATGTCTCACGGAGTACCAAGCATCCATTTCTACTCTATCGGAGCGGTGGACAGTATCAAGGAAGTAGCCAAAATCATTTATTGA
- a CDS encoding DNA polymerase III subunit: MFFRDVIGQEEVKQRLIQEVNEGRIPHAQLICGPEGVGKIPLTIAYARYISCSNRSETDACGVCPSCVKFNKLVHPDVHFVFPIVNKAKSPKVSVCADFLPQWREQLLTSPYFNLNHWLNNIGAENKQAQIFANESDEILKKLSLKSSEGGFKITIVWLPEKLHPVCANKLLKLLEEPPERTIFLLVSEMPDMILPTIQSRTQRMNVRKIDEASIDRVLQTKYSIQPADSLSIAHLANGNFIKALETIHLNEENQLFFDLFVSLMRLSYQRKIREMKMWSEQVAGMGRERQKNFLEYCQRMIRENFIFNLHQRDLTYMTISEQNFATRFAPFVNERNVMGIMDELSEAQIHIEQNVNAKMVFFDFSLKMIVLLKQ; the protein is encoded by the coding sequence ATGTTTTTCAGAGACGTAATCGGACAGGAAGAAGTCAAGCAACGGCTCATTCAGGAGGTGAATGAAGGACGCATCCCGCACGCCCAGCTCATTTGCGGTCCGGAAGGGGTGGGAAAAATACCATTGACCATTGCATACGCACGCTATATCAGTTGCTCCAACCGAAGTGAAACGGATGCCTGCGGTGTATGTCCGTCCTGCGTGAAGTTTAACAAGCTGGTACATCCGGATGTGCATTTTGTATTTCCGATCGTGAACAAGGCGAAAAGTCCCAAAGTATCGGTCTGTGCCGATTTTCTTCCGCAATGGAGAGAACAACTGCTCACCTCCCCTTACTTCAACTTGAATCATTGGTTGAACAATATTGGAGCGGAGAATAAGCAAGCGCAGATATTCGCCAACGAGAGTGATGAAATTCTGAAAAAACTCAGTCTGAAATCCAGTGAGGGAGGATTCAAGATTACAATCGTGTGGCTACCGGAAAAATTGCATCCGGTGTGTGCCAACAAACTGTTGAAACTGCTTGAAGAGCCGCCCGAAAGAACTATTTTCCTGCTGGTATCGGAAATGCCGGACATGATTCTGCCCACCATCCAAAGCCGCACGCAACGCATGAACGTGCGGAAAATTGACGAGGCAAGCATCGACCGGGTGCTACAAACGAAGTACAGCATTCAACCTGCCGACAGCCTTTCCATCGCCCATCTGGCAAATGGAAATTTTATCAAGGCACTCGAAACGATTCATCTGAACGAAGAGAATCAACTGTTCTTCGATTTATTCGTCAGCCTGATGCGGTTGTCCTATCAACGGAAAATCAGGGAAATGAAGATGTGGAGCGAACAGGTGGCAGGCATGGGACGCGAACGCCAAAAGAATTTTCTGGAATATTGCCAACGCATGATTCGGGAAAACTTCATCTTTAACCTGCACCAACGTGATCTTACATATATGACGATCAGTGAACAGAACTTTGCAACCCGCTTCGCCCCGTTTGTCAACGAACGTAACGTAATGGGAATCATGGACGAGCTAAGCGAAGCGCAAATACATATTGAACAGAATGTAAACGCTAAAATGGTATTCTTCGACTTCTCACTGAAGATGATTGTACTGTTGAAGCAATAA
- a CDS encoding PSP1 domain-containing protein: protein MEYKLHNGSGGLCCKGCSRQDKQLNTYDWLADIPGNAEESDMVEVQFKNTRKGYYRNSNKIKLEKGDVVAVEAAPGHDIGVVTLTGRLVPLQMKKANFKADTEIKRIYRKAKPVDMEKFNEAKSKEHGTMIRARQIALSLNLNMKIGDVEYQGDGNKAIFYYIADERVDFRQLIKVLAEAFRVRIEMKQIGARQEAGRIGGIGPCGRELCCATWMTSFVSVSTSAARYQDISLNPQKLAGQCAKLKCCLNYEVDCYVEAQKRLPSKEIELETKDGTFYFFKADILSNQISYSTDKNFPANLVTISGKRAFEVISMNRKGMKPDSLFEEERKPELKKPIDLLEQESVTRFDRNRNKEGGNNANRNNKKKKKGANNDNRPQSAENANRGERENRPRNNNNRNRGQNQGRNNENRRPERGMNQERPQAQERPEKPERPVKEPNKEKPKPQTNNEKPVQE, encoded by the coding sequence ATGGAATATAAACTTCATAATGGGAGCGGCGGTCTTTGCTGCAAAGGATGCTCCCGACAAGATAAACAACTGAACACCTACGATTGGCTGGCGGATATACCGGGCAATGCGGAAGAGAGTGACATGGTTGAGGTACAATTTAAGAACACCCGGAAGGGATATTATCGCAACAGTAACAAAATCAAACTTGAAAAGGGCGATGTTGTGGCTGTTGAAGCTGCTCCGGGACATGATATAGGTGTGGTGACGCTGACCGGCAGACTGGTTCCCCTGCAAATGAAGAAAGCGAACTTCAAGGCGGACACGGAAATCAAACGCATCTACCGGAAAGCCAAACCGGTGGATATGGAAAAGTTCAACGAGGCGAAAAGCAAGGAACATGGCACTATGATCCGTGCACGCCAGATTGCGTTAAGTCTCAATCTGAACATGAAAATCGGAGATGTAGAGTACCAGGGGGATGGCAATAAGGCTATCTTCTATTACATTGCCGATGAGCGCGTGGACTTCCGCCAATTGATCAAGGTATTGGCTGAAGCATTCCGCGTACGTATCGAGATGAAACAGATCGGCGCCCGTCAGGAAGCGGGACGTATCGGAGGCATCGGGCCTTGCGGACGTGAGCTTTGCTGTGCGACGTGGATGACCAGCTTTGTTTCCGTATCTACGAGTGCCGCACGTTATCAGGATATTTCCCTGAATCCGCAAAAGCTTGCCGGACAATGCGCCAAGCTGAAATGTTGCCTGAACTATGAAGTAGATTGCTACGTGGAAGCTCAAAAACGTCTTCCGTCCAAAGAGATAGAACTGGAAACGAAGGATGGTACTTTCTATTTCTTCAAAGCGGATATCTTAAGCAATCAGATCTCTTATTCCACAGACAAGAATTTCCCGGCAAATCTGGTTACCATCAGCGGGAAGCGTGCTTTTGAAGTGATTTCGATGAATAGAAAAGGTATGAAACCGGACAGTCTGTTCGAAGAAGAAAGAAAGCCGGAACTGAAGAAACCGATTGATTTGCTGGAGCAGGAAAGCGTTACCCGCTTTGACCGTAACCGCAATAAAGAGGGTGGCAATAATGCGAACCGGAATAATAAGAAGAAGAAAAAAGGAGCTAATAACGACAACCGCCCTCAATCGGCTGAAAACGCTAACAGGGGAGAAAGAGAGAACCGACCGAGAAATAATAATAATCGGAACAGAGGACAGAATCAGGGACGGAATAATGAAAACAGACGACCGGAAAGAGGGATGAATCAAGAAAGACCACAAGCTCAAGAAAGGCCGGAAAAGCCAGAAAGACCAGTCAAAGAGCCGAATAAAGAGAAACCGAAACCGCAAACCAATAATGAAAAGCCTGTTCAGGAATAG
- the gldH gene encoding gliding motility lipoprotein GldH, translated as MKSLFRNSLFCLFTACLTAACNENTVYHSYQSLPDNGWGKSDTLSFFVPITDSLPPTLRLFAEVRNRTDYPYQDLHLFISQNLQDSTVWRTDTIAIHLTDSTGRWFGKGWGSVYQSETFIRSVRPLHPGNYTFKVVSGMKDDILQGINDVGIRISR; from the coding sequence ATGAAAAGCCTGTTCAGGAATAGTTTATTTTGCCTTTTCACTGCTTGCCTAACGGCGGCATGCAACGAGAATACCGTGTATCACTCTTATCAATCCCTTCCCGACAACGGGTGGGGAAAGAGTGATACACTCTCCTTTTTTGTTCCTATCACAGACAGCCTCCCTCCGACTTTGAGACTATTTGCGGAAGTTCGTAACCGTACGGATTATCCTTATCAGGACCTTCATTTATTTATCAGTCAGAATCTACAGGATTCCACTGTGTGGCGCACCGATACCATCGCTATTCACCTAACCGACTCTACAGGAAGATGGTTCGGCAAAGGCTGGGGCAGTGTCTATCAGTCGGAGACTTTCATACGCTCGGTTCGCCCGCTACATCCAGGAAACTACACTTTTAAGGTAGTATCCGGTATGAAAGACGACATATTGCAGGGGATAAATGATGTGGGGATACGAATATCACGGTAA
- a CDS encoding Abi family protein produces MVTYTKQSISLSDQMAMLKSKGLLFDDEQAAVECLKIISYFRLANYWKPMESDKVNHVFKPKSKFENVVVLYNFDKELRTIIFSAIQSIEIALRTKVIQVVSSNYGAFWFANESLFSNTTIFSKCLSNIEDELKRSKEDFLIEHFAKYDTPPYPPAWKTLEVSSFGTLSKLYCNLSDNNLKKQIARELGLPQHLYLESWIKSLSVLRNCIAHHARIWNRKYPWKPQLPKKLQNPWIQDKAISQEKLYAQLCCVAYLIDAIHPNNNFKQKLKVLLSEYSIVDVAAMGFSKSWYNEPLWK; encoded by the coding sequence ATGGTAACATACACTAAGCAATCCATAAGCCTTTCCGACCAGATGGCTATGTTGAAAAGCAAAGGACTTCTGTTTGACGATGAGCAAGCGGCGGTCGAATGCTTGAAAATCATCAGTTATTTCCGTTTGGCTAATTATTGGAAACCTATGGAAAGCGACAAGGTGAACCATGTATTTAAGCCTAAGAGTAAGTTTGAGAACGTAGTGGTCTTGTATAATTTTGACAAAGAATTACGCACTATCATTTTTTCAGCCATACAAAGCATCGAGATTGCATTGCGTACTAAAGTTATTCAGGTTGTATCATCTAACTATGGTGCATTTTGGTTTGCTAATGAATCATTATTCTCCAACACAACAATCTTCTCTAAATGCCTCTCCAATATAGAAGACGAATTGAAGCGCTCAAAAGAAGATTTTTTGATTGAACACTTCGCCAAGTACGATACCCCACCATATCCACCTGCGTGGAAAACCTTGGAAGTGTCATCTTTCGGAACACTCTCAAAGCTATACTGCAATTTATCAGACAACAACCTTAAAAAGCAGATTGCAAGAGAGCTTGGTTTGCCACAGCACCTGTATCTTGAAAGTTGGATAAAAAGCCTGTCCGTATTGCGTAACTGCATAGCACACCATGCCCGTATATGGAACAGGAAATATCCTTGGAAGCCACAACTGCCCAAGAAACTACAAAATCCTTGGATTCAAGACAAAGCTATATCACAGGAAAAGCTATATGCTCAATTGTGCTGTGTGGCCTACCTGATAGATGCGATTCATCCCAACAATAACTTCAAGCAGAAGTTAAAGGTGCTCCTGTCTGAATACTCTATTGTTGATGTTGCTGCAATGGGATTCTCTAAGTCATGGTATAACGAACCGCTTTGGAAATAG
- the rodA gene encoding rod shape-determining protein RodA encodes MVTRSDSLWKSLDWVTICIYLLLIIGGWFSVCGASYDYGERDFLDFSTRAGKQFVWIICSFGLGFVLLMLEDRMYDMFAYIIYIGMILLLIVTIFIAPDTKGSRSWLVMGPVSLQPAEFAKFATALALAKYMNAYSFSIKKEKCALALGLIILLPMLLIIGQRETGSALVYLAFFLVLYREGMPGVVLFAGVCAVIYFVVGIRFDEVFIADTPTPLGEFIVLLLILLFAGGMVWVYRKKWAAARNIIGGSLGILLIAYLISEYWVHFSLVWVQWGLCAVAIGYLIYLALSERQRAYFLIALFTIGSIGFLYSSNYVFDSVLEPHQQVRIKVVLGLEEDLTGAGYNVNQSKIAIGSGGLTGKGFLNGTQTKLKYVPEQDTDFIFCTVGEEQGFVGSAAVLIAFLILIFRLIFLSERQPSTFGRVYGYSVLSIFLFHLFINIGMVLGLTPVIGIPLPFFSYGGSSLWGFTILLFIFLRIDAGRSRRL; translated from the coding sequence ATGGTAACGAGGAGCGATAGTTTATGGAAATCTTTGGACTGGGTGACGATTTGTATTTACCTGCTCCTGATTATTGGCGGATGGTTCAGCGTGTGCGGAGCCAGCTATGACTATGGCGAGCGTGATTTTCTCGACTTCTCGACTCGTGCCGGTAAGCAGTTCGTTTGGATTATCTGTTCTTTCGGGCTAGGATTTGTGTTGCTGATGTTGGAAGACCGGATGTACGATATGTTCGCGTACATTATATATATAGGGATGATTCTTCTGTTGATTGTCACGATTTTTATTGCTCCGGATACAAAAGGTTCCCGTTCCTGGTTGGTGATGGGGCCGGTCAGCCTGCAACCCGCCGAGTTCGCTAAGTTTGCTACAGCTTTGGCATTGGCCAAATATATGAATGCCTACTCATTCAGTATCAAGAAAGAAAAGTGTGCTTTAGCTTTGGGATTGATTATTCTTCTGCCGATGTTATTGATTATCGGGCAGAGGGAAACAGGGTCCGCATTGGTATATCTCGCCTTTTTCTTGGTGCTTTATCGGGAAGGAATGCCGGGAGTAGTACTTTTTGCAGGTGTCTGTGCGGTAATCTACTTTGTGGTCGGTATTCGTTTTGACGAGGTCTTTATTGCAGATACCCCTACGCCGTTGGGAGAGTTTATTGTATTGTTACTGATTTTATTGTTTGCCGGTGGCATGGTGTGGGTATATCGTAAGAAATGGGCGGCTGCCCGCAATATTATCGGTGGAAGTCTGGGGATATTGTTGATTGCCTATTTGATCTCGGAATATTGGGTACACTTTAGTCTGGTCTGGGTGCAGTGGGGACTGTGTGCTGTTGCAATAGGCTATTTGATTTATTTAGCATTAAGTGAGCGTCAGCGTGCTTACTTTCTAATCGCTTTATTTACCATCGGCTCTATCGGATTTTTATATTCCAGCAATTATGTATTCGATAGCGTATTGGAGCCCCATCAACAAGTCCGCATCAAAGTGGTATTGGGTTTGGAAGAAGATTTGACCGGTGCGGGATACAACGTCAACCAATCCAAGATTGCCATCGGTTCCGGTGGATTGACAGGGAAAGGTTTCCTGAATGGTACGCAGACCAAACTGAAATATGTTCCCGAACAGGATACTGATTTCATCTTCTGTACGGTGGGAGAGGAGCAAGGTTTTGTCGGTTCGGCAGCCGTCTTGATAGCTTTCCTGATCTTGATTTTCCGCTTGATTTTCTTGTCGGAGCGTCAACCCTCCACCTTCGGTCGGGTCTATGGCTATTCAGTCCTCAGCATTTTCCTGTTTCACCTATTTATTAATATAGGCATGGTGCTGGGACTTACTCCGGTCATCGGTATCCCATTACCTTTCTTTAGCTACGGAGGTTCTTCTTTATGGGGCTTTACGATACTGTTGTTCATTTTCCTACGTATTGATGCGGGACGGAGTAGAAGACTCTAA
- the mrdA gene encoding penicillin-binding protein 2 produces the protein MAKDYRLEKRKFVIGGIALSIVLIYLVRLFALQITTDDYKKNADSNAFLNKIQYPSRGAIYDRTGKLLVFNQPAYDISIVPKEVENLDTLDLCQSLNITRAQFLKIMSDMKDRRRNPGYSRYTNQVFMSQLSAEECGVFQEKLFKFRGFYIQRRTIRQYSYNAAAHALGDIGEVSAKEMEADEDGYYIRGDYVGKLGVEKSYEKYLRGEKGIEILLRDAHGRIQGHYMDGAYDRPSVPGKNLTLSLDIDLQILGERLLKNKIGSIVAIEPETGEILCLVSSPNYDPHLMIGRQRGKNHLMLQRDKMKPLLNRALMGVYPPGSTFKTAQGLTFLQEGIITEQSPTFPCSRGFHYGRLTVGCHSHGAPLPLIPAIATSCNSYFCWGLFRMFGDRKYGSPQNAITVWKDHMVSQGFGYKLGVDLPGEKRGLIPNAQFYDKAYRGHWNGLTVISISIGQGEILSTPLQIANLGATIANRGYFVTPHIVKEIQDNRIDSLYRTPRYTTIEKRHYESVVEGMRAAATGGTCRMLSMMVPELEACGKTGTAQNRGHDHSVFMGFAPMNKPKIAIAVYVENGGWGATYGVPVGALMMEQYMKGKLSPENEIRAEEISNRVILYGNEER, from the coding sequence ATGGCAAAAGATTATAGATTAGAGAAACGTAAATTTGTTATCGGAGGCATTGCTCTGTCTATTGTTTTGATTTATCTGGTACGGCTTTTCGCATTGCAGATCACAACAGATGACTATAAGAAGAATGCTGACAGTAATGCTTTTCTGAATAAAATCCAATATCCTTCGCGTGGAGCGATTTACGACCGGACCGGGAAACTGTTGGTATTCAATCAGCCTGCATACGACATTTCGATTGTTCCGAAGGAAGTCGAGAATCTCGATACGCTCGACTTGTGCCAGTCGTTGAATATCACCCGTGCCCAATTCTTGAAGATTATGAGCGATATGAAAGACCGTCGCCGTAATCCGGGATATTCCCGTTACACGAATCAAGTGTTTATGTCGCAGTTGTCGGCGGAGGAATGCGGTGTCTTTCAGGAAAAGCTATTTAAGTTTCGTGGCTTTTATATCCAACGTCGTACGATCCGCCAATATTCTTACAATGCGGCTGCCCATGCGTTGGGCGACATCGGAGAGGTATCTGCCAAAGAGATGGAAGCGGATGAAGACGGATACTACATTCGTGGAGATTATGTCGGAAAGTTAGGCGTAGAGAAATCGTATGAGAAGTACCTGCGTGGAGAAAAAGGTATTGAAATTCTGCTTCGTGATGCGCATGGCCGTATCCAGGGGCACTATATGGATGGGGCCTACGATCGTCCCTCTGTTCCCGGCAAGAACCTGACATTGAGTCTGGATATTGATTTGCAGATTTTAGGCGAACGCTTGTTGAAGAACAAGATCGGAAGTATTGTAGCTATCGAGCCGGAGACCGGTGAGATCCTTTGCCTGGTATCTTCCCCGAATTATGATCCGCATTTGATGATCGGTCGTCAGCGTGGTAAGAATCATCTGATGTTGCAACGCGACAAGATGAAACCATTGTTGAACCGTGCTTTGATGGGAGTCTACCCTCCGGGCTCTACTTTCAAGACAGCACAAGGGCTGACTTTCTTACAAGAAGGTATTATAACAGAGCAAAGTCCGACTTTTCCCTGTTCGCGCGGATTCCATTACGGCAGGCTGACGGTAGGTTGCCATAGCCATGGAGCACCGCTTCCGCTGATACCCGCCATTGCTACATCGTGCAACTCTTATTTCTGTTGGGGGCTGTTCCGTATGTTCGGTGACCGTAAGTATGGTTCGCCGCAAAATGCTATTACCGTATGGAAAGATCACATGGTTTCGCAAGGGTTCGGTTACAAACTGGGAGTCGACCTGCCGGGAGAAAAACGGGGGTTGATTCCGAATGCACAGTTCTATGACAAGGCTTATCGCGGGCATTGGAACGGATTGACGGTGATCAGTATTTCTATCGGTCAGGGAGAAATCTTGTCTACCCCTCTTCAGATAGCCAATCTAGGAGCGACGATTGCCAATAGAGGATATTTTGTCACGCCTCATATCGTGAAAGAAATTCAAGATAACCGGATAGACAGTCTTTATCGCACTCCTCGTTATACCACAATTGAAAAAAGACATTATGAATCGGTAGTGGAAGGTATGCGTGCCGCCGCTACCGGAGGAACTTGCCGTATGCTGTCAATGATGGTCCCGGAATTGGAAGCCTGCGGAAAGACAGGTACGGCACAGAATCGCGGACATGACCATTCGGTGTTTATGGGCTTTGCGCCAATGAACAAGCCGAAAATAGCCATTGCCGTCTATGTGGAAAATGGAGGATGGGGAGCCACATACGGAGTGCCGGTCGGTGCTTTGATGATGGAACAATATATGAAAGGCAAGTTGTCGCCGGAAAATGAGATAAGAGCGGAAGAAATTAGTAACAGAGTGATATTGTATGGTAACGAGGAGCGATAG
- the mreD gene encoding rod shape-determining protein MreD produces MIITYIHRIGWFIGLVLLQVLILNNVHIAGYATPFLYIYFILKFDSGTSRNELMLWAFFFGLTIDVFADTPGMNAAATVLLAFLRPSLLRLFTPRDNLDSFIPSFKTIGITPFLKYTTASVFVHSLALLSIEFFSFSSIWLLLLRVLLCTILTVTCIVAVEGIRK; encoded by the coding sequence ATGATTATCACCTATATACATAGAATCGGATGGTTTATCGGCTTGGTGCTTCTTCAAGTGCTTATCCTGAATAATGTCCATATAGCAGGTTATGCTACTCCTTTTCTTTATATTTATTTTATCCTAAAGTTTGACTCCGGCACTTCGCGGAATGAGTTGATGTTGTGGGCTTTCTTTTTCGGACTGACTATCGACGTATTTGCTGATACTCCGGGAATGAATGCGGCTGCGACGGTGCTGCTTGCTTTTCTCCGTCCTTCTTTACTGCGACTGTTCACACCTCGCGATAATCTGGATAGCTTCATCCCGTCTTTCAAGACGATAGGGATTACTCCTTTTCTTAAATATACGACTGCAAGTGTTTTTGTACATAGCCTGGCGTTACTCTCCATTGAGTTCTTCTCGTTTTCCAGCATTTGGCTGTTGCTGCTGCGGGTGTTACTTTGCACCATTCTGACTGTAACCTGTATTGTAGCTGTTGAAGGCATAAGGAAGTAA
- the mreC gene encoding rod shape-determining protein MreC: MRNLINFLLKYNYWFLFILLEVASFVLLFRFNRYQQSAFFTSANTVVGAVYDVSGGISSYFHLKSVNEDLLDRNMLLEQQISNLEKALKERQVDSITINSVRQMPQSDYQLFKAHVIKNSLTLPDNYITLDKGSSSGIRSEMGVIDGNGIVGIVYETSPSYSVVISVLNSKSNISCKIIGSDYFGYLKWEHGDSRYAYLKDLPRHAEFNLGDTVVTSGFSTVFPEGIMVGTVDDMSDSNDGLSYLLKIKLATDFGKLGDVRVIARNGQEEQKKLENKVTKE; this comes from the coding sequence ATGCGGAATTTAATAAACTTCCTTCTGAAATACAATTACTGGTTCCTCTTTATCTTATTAGAGGTAGCCAGTTTTGTTTTGTTATTTCGGTTCAACCGTTATCAGCAGAGTGCTTTTTTCACTTCTGCCAATACGGTTGTGGGGGCGGTTTATGATGTATCGGGAGGCATTTCCTCTTACTTTCATTTGAAATCGGTCAATGAGGATTTACTGGACCGGAATATGTTGCTCGAACAGCAGATCTCCAATCTGGAGAAAGCGTTGAAAGAACGCCAGGTGGACTCTATTACCATTAACAGTGTCCGGCAGATGCCTCAAAGTGACTATCAGCTGTTCAAGGCTCATGTGATAAAAAACAGTCTGACACTGCCCGATAACTATATCACGCTCGACAAAGGTTCTTCCTCCGGCATTCGCTCTGAGATGGGAGTGATAGACGGTAACGGAATTGTAGGTATCGTGTATGAAACTTCTCCATCTTATTCGGTGGTGATTTCTGTACTGAACAGCAAGTCCAATATAAGTTGCAAGATTATAGGCAGTGATTATTTCGGCTATCTGAAATGGGAACATGGAGATTCGCGTTACGCTTATCTGAAAGACCTGCCCCGTCATGCGGAATTCAATTTGGGCGATACCGTAGTGACCAGCGGATTCTCGACCGTATTCCCGGAAGGCATTATGGTAGGTACGGTGGATGATATGTCCGACTCTAATGACGGGTTGTCCTACCTGCTGAAAATCAAGCTGGCTACCGATTTCGGAAAGCTCGGCGATGTCCGTGTGATAGCCCGGAATGGGCAGGAAGAGCAGAAGAAACTTGAAAATAAGGTAACGAAAGAATGA